The region GGTAAATTATCGGATACGTCTTTGTTACTTTTTAATACAGAGCAGTTAGATGTTTATGACTCTTTTGAAGAAGTAAACCAAGCCTTAAAAGCTAAGATAAAAGCAAATAATCAAATTATTTTTAGTAAATCCTCTAAGCAGTCAAAACAAGTAAAAATAGGAGGTGTAGTAACACAAATTAATAGTAAAGTTCCTCTATTAGACTATAATATTCCGCCTTTAATGGAATTACATCCTAGTGGTTCGGTAAGTACGTTTATGGTGTTTTATAATGTGGTAGAACCAGCACAAATTGCTAGTATTAACTACACTATAAACTTCCCAGACGGAACAACAGATACAGACACAGGATTTAGTATTGTGCCAACATCAAATAATATGGTAAGGCTTTTCCCTAACGGAACAACGTATCCTTCTGGAGTAGAAAATTATACCATTACTGGAGAGATTACATTACAATCTGGCGAAAAATACAGCTTTACACAAGTTGTAAACTTAAAGTCTAGATTTAACATGGGCAACTTCCAATTGGTGGGTTCAGGCACTCAAACCTCAGATGATAATCGTATTTACGGAGTCACTAATTTAGGTATTGCAGATTTTAGACGTGTCGAGCAAGAAGTGTGTTGTTATGTACCTGGAGAAGTGTCGCATATAGAAAATGTGATGGCTCGAGAATATAAAGAGCGTGCAACAAGAAGCCTAACAAGTTCTGAAATTACAACAGAACGTACAGACGAAAAAGAGAGAGAAAACTTAACAGATACCACGACTACAGATCGTAACGAAATGCAAAGCGAAGTCGCTTCTGTCCTTAACGAAGACCAAGCACAAGCTTATGGCGCAAGTGCTTCTGTACATGGAGGAACTGGAGATTGGGGATTCAATGCTGGAGGTTATGCAGATTTCTCATCATCAAACTCAACTTCAAATTCTAATAGTCAAGCGTTAACACACGCACAAGAAATTACAGAGCGTGCAATGGAGCGTATTGTGTCTAAAACACAAACCAAACGTACGTCGCGAATTTTAAAAGAGTTTGAAGAAAACAACAAACATGGTTTTGATAATACAAAAGGAGCAGAACATGTTACTGGAGTATATCGTTGGGTTGATAAGATTTATAAAAATAAATTAATCAATTACGGTAAGCGTTTAATGTATGAGTTTGCAATACCAGAGCCAGCACGGTTTTTAAAAGACGCCATTTGGAAAAATATAGAGAATGACCAAGAGGTCGATTCAGTTATAGTTTTACCAGAGCAGCCAATCCATCCAAGTGATTTAGGTGTAGGGATTTCAAGCTCTTCAGATTTAACCGAAGATAATTATCAATTTTATGCATCAGAATATAATGCTGAGGTTGATGCTCCTCCACTTACAACTCAAACCATTGGTTGGGAGCATGCCTTTTCTGTTCAAGACAAAAGTAGTATGGCAAGAAGTAACTCTACATCATTAGATATACCTAAAGGTTACTATACAACTAAATGGGGTTTTGCCCAAACTGGGAAGCAATACAGTAGCGCAAATTGGGGAATATCAGTAGGAAATGATCATCATGTAGGTGTTGCACACTTTGAAAAACAAATTGAAAGAGATATAGATTCATTTACTGAAAAACTTCCAATATCAATTTATACAGATAGATATTGGGGAGGAACAGTAACCGTTACTGTTAACCTAGAACGTTCTGACGAACTACTTCAACAATGGAAAAACGAAACCTATAATGCAATTATAAATGCATATAACGACCGTTTAAGAGAGTACAACGATGCTATGGTAGCCAACGAAGTACAACCAACAGACGATAAGTATAAGTTAACGTTTAACCCATTACACAACCGTAGCTTAGAGAAAAAAGAAATTAAGCGAATTGCTACAGAATTATTGATAGAGCAATCTAAAGTCTCTAAAAATAATTACAATAGCGATGAGGTTGCTAAAGTTTCTAAAAACGAAATGTTTGAAAACCATGCAGCAACTGTTAAATTCTTTGAGCAAGCATTTGATTGGGAGATTATGGCATACACATTCTATCCATACTTTTACGCAGATGAAAGCGATTGGAAAGACCTGTTCCAGCAGCAAGATGCAGCAGATCCATTGTTTCAAGCCTTTTTACAATCTGGTATGGCAAGAACCGTTGTGCCTGTTAGACCAGGATTTGAAGACGCAGTAAATTGGTACATGACAACTGGCGAGATCTGGAACGGACAAGGACTAGTGGTTGATCAAGATGACGATTTATACGTGTCTATTGCAGAAGAAATGCAAACTATAGAAGGTGAGGTAGAAGGTACTTGGGAGACACGTCTACCAACAAACCTAACAGTACTTCAAGCAGGATCTATAGGTCTTAATGTAGAGGGCTTACCATGTAATACAGATTGTAACGACTTTAGGTTGTTTGATTCTGATGGTGAAGAAATCTTGGATGAGAATAACCAGTCTTTTACTAACCCAATAGAGCAAACCAATGCACTATTAGGTGTAACAGAACCAGAAACCACTACTGAAACTAGATAATGTTTAGTGTTGTCCTTTTTTAAGGACTAGCAATTAATCCGCCTTACCTGTCATTACGAGGAGAGCAACGACGCGGTAATCTCATAATAGATATTATCAGTAAAAGCTAACCTCAATTATTTCTCTTAGGTTAATAATCCTAAGAGAAACCAGGTAAGGTGTGTTTAATTGTAAACTAAACTAATGTTTAACAATTAAAAACAAAAACAATGAGTAATACATTTCAATTTGCAGAACGGTTGGGATTTGAACCGCCTTTTGAGTTTTCAGATAGTACGATTAAAAGTATTTATAGAACAGGAGTAATTAAGTGGGATGTTTTAATAAAAGCCCTTAATGGAGACCCTTTTACTTTGAGACCTTTTTTTGGAGGACAAGAGTCTAACGTTTCAATAAGCAATAAAAGCTTAGAAGACTATCTATTATTTAGCTCAAAAAACAGACTTAAAAATATTTTTATTAATGACAGTGTAGATAAAGCCTATAAATCTGGAGAAAAAGAATATTTTTTTAAAACATTAATTTCTTCTCAATCTAATAAAATAATTAATAAGAAAAATGCTGGATATAGCTATAATATAGCTTTAGAAAATAATAGTTTTCAAAGATATCGTGTGCTTTTTCCTTTTAATGGAAGAAAAACTGAAGATACTTTACCAGATAGATATGCAATTAGTATAGAAACTGATAATTATGACGAGTTAGATGTTTTATTAAAAGACCTAAAGTTAAAATATAGTGATAAGAAAAAAGAAGAAATAAAAAAATCGTTCAATTCTTATTTTAAAGGAGCTAATGGACATCCTAATATAATAGATGGAATATATAGATTAGCTCCAAAATTTGTTATTGAAAGTAGAGGAATAGAACAATTAACAAACGATTTGTTTCTTCTCCTATCTATTCCTGTAGATGAAAACGGAACTAACGAAGAATTTGTCGTTTTGGAGATAATAAAAGCGTTATTAAAAATAACAAAAACAAATGATGAGTTTTTAGAACTTTTTCTCAAATATTTTAACGATGAACATTCTCTATTAAGTCTAATAACATTTAGACTAGATGGGCAGAATTTTAAAGAGTTTGTAACTATTATGCATAATGCTTGGAAAGACTCAAGCTATGCAGAAATAGATCCTTTAGAAAACAAGAAAGTTAAAATTACAGAAAAAAGCCCTCCTCTATTAAGTTATAATTCCAAGAATGTTATAGGGTTTCATACAGACAATGCTCAAATTAATTGGAAAAAGTCTATTAATGAGGTTGATATAGATTTAACCCTAGGTACTGGCTTGTTTGAAACCATACACTTAAAAAATTCATATAAGAGAGAAATAAAAGACACTTTTAATTACAAGTATCACCCATTTTCTCCTATTGTTATAGTAAATGCAGATAATTCGGAATTTATTTTTGAGGATAATACTCAAAAAGATCTTGGTTTTACAAAAATGCCAGTCTTTGTACTTTGCGCAGAAGACGAAACCGCTTTTTGGAAAAACGTTATAACAGCAACAGAATATGCGGTAGATATTGCAACAACATTTTCTGGAGTAGGTAATATTTTAAAAGTTGGTAGATTAGCTAAAATATTAAAAGCAGGTCACAAACTTATAGGCAAAACTAAAACAGCCACAAAAGCCATAAAAATAACAAAAACAGTTGCAGGAATAGTAGAGGTAACAAGTGGTGTTGGTAATGCTTTATTAAAATTGGCAGGAAAAAACGACACGCCTTTTGGCAGGGCAATAACTAAGTATTTATTTTATTTAGAAATGCTATCTTTAAGCGGAGAATTATCTGTAGCGCTACATGTAGCCTTAAAGAAAAGTGCAAATGACATTATTGGCTCGTCAAAAAACAGAGCAAAACTAAAAACAGAGCTAGATGGTATAAAAATTGATGATGGTAATGTAACTAGAAAATTATCTGATACAGAAATTGATGAGGTTGTTGAGCATTTAGAGGAAACTGCAGGAATGACTTTAAGAATAAGTAAGGCAAAGAATGCAGATGAATTTCTTGAAAGCGCAAAAAGATTATCTAAATTAAAGCCAGAAGAGGCATTAGGCAATTTGGGTGAAGCACTGCAGCATTTTAACCACTTTGTAAAAGACGGTAAAGTAGTAAGGGTTTCTATGGATAATTGTGTTAATGTCGTTGAACAAGTAGAACATTTTTTAAGGACAGGAAAAATTATAAAGGCACTACCTTCTGAAGCTCAAGCCATTTCTAAACTAGAAAATATATTTGGAGATATATTTTTAACATATAAATTACCTTCGCTTAAAAAAGTTATGAAAGAAGGAGACCGAGGAATTATTTATGGAGATAGAGGTTTTCCAAAGACAGGCCATGTTTTTAATGTTATAAAAAAAGATGGAGAATTATTTTATGTAGATGGACAAAATGGATTAAAAGCAAATCTTCAAGATGGTTTCACATCTTTTAAATATTTAAAAACAAATTAAATTATACTATTATGTTAACAGAACAAGAATTATTAGAAATAGCAAATAAATATATCTCTTATAAAAATGAGAAATCTGAAATTGAATTTATGATATTGGATGAGTTTACTTTAAAAAAGTCATACGGTTATATATTCTTTTATACAAGTAAGAAGTATTACGAAACAAAAGACTTTAAGTATGCTATTGCAGGAAATGGTCCATTTTTAGTAGAAAACAAAGAAGGCTTGGTTTATAAATTTGGTACAGCACGAGATACAGAGTATTATATCAAAGAATACGAAGCTGGAACATGGGTTCCTGCTTCAGATGGTATTTGGAGGTCAGATAATGAGCAATAAATATTTAAAAAGAGAAAGCTTTTCTCCAATCAGCGCTCGTCTGTGACGAGTGACGATAACAGTAAGCAAAACAACCAAAAGCTACAGTGTAATAACTGTAGCTTTTGTATTTTAGGCATTCTACGTATTTAAAACAAATTACAAAATTTAACATATTTATTGTGTAAAATGTTTGCTATTTGTTTGTAATATGTTTATATTTGTATTCGCTTTTCTAACAACGTTTACCGTTTGTTACATTCAATTCGTGTTAAGTAGAAATCCAAAAACCTAGGTTAATCCTATTCTGGTTAAGAATCATCCCGAAACGTCGGGACTAAAGTAATCTTTGGTCGAGATTTAGTCTGCTTAAAATAAAAAATTACACATATGTGTAAAACTTATCAAATACTAGCTTCGCGTTAATTTTAAAAAGCTTCCGTTTGATATAACAATTTCATATTAACTTTTTTAAAACTTAAAGCTATGAGCATAATAAGCAAAGCGCTGTCTGAGTATGGCGTAAAAGAAGTGATAGGTGCAAAAGACAACCAACGTATTATAAAATACTTTGATCAAATAGGTTTTAATGGCTCAAAGCTTAAAGACGAGACTGCTTGGTGCAGTGCGTTTGCAAATTGGGTAGCCAAAACAGCAGGTTATGAGTATTCTGGCAAATTAACCGCTAGAAGCTGGCTAACAGTTGGAGAATCTACAAATCAACCAAGTGTTGGAGATATTGTGGTGTTGTGGAGAGAAAACCCAAAAAGCTGGAAAGGTCACGTTGGTTTTTTTGTTAAACAAACCAAGTCTTATGTATATATCCTAGGAGGCAATCAACGCAACATGGTGTGCATAAAAGCCTATCCTAAAAGTCGTGTGTTAGACTATAAAAAACTCAAAAAAATAAATAGTAACTAGAGGTAATCATTATCGTTTAGACTTTGTCACGCTGAGATAGCCTGTGCTGAGCGCAGTCGAAGTATCGAAGCGTAATCTTAAAATGTTATAAACACAATTTAATAAATCTATTATGATAAAAGTTACCTCATAAAAACAACAAATAACATGGACAAAATCGTTAAATACATTTTTTGGTTATTAACGTTATTGTCTCCTGTAAATGGTGTCATGGTCACTATGGTATTTTTAATTGTGGTCGATTTTATTACAGGATCTTACGCCTCATTAAAAAATCATGTGCCTATAAGAAGTTCTAGAATTGGTCATACCATTTCAAAGTTTTTTATATACAACCTGGTCATATTAGCAGCATTCTTTTTAGAAAAACACATCGTTAACGAAGTGCCTTTTTTAAAGATTATTGCAGGTTTTATAGCCATAACCGAAATAAAATCCATTCTGGAAAACTTTAATAACATCTATGGTGTAAACCCTTTTAAAGCCTTAATCAACTTGATTAAGTTAACACCTTTAAAAGAAACCTTAGAGTCACTTACAGAAGACAAAAACGCGTCTAAAGACGCTAAAAAGTAATCTTCTTGTCATTTCTGCGACAGCAGGAATCTAAACCATTTTTAAAAGCCTAATTCCTTCCTGCTAACAACAGGAAGCAGGCTTTTATTTTCAAAAAAACAATACATAACGTCACTTCGAGTGATTTCGAGGTACTAGAAATTGTATCGAGAAGCCACAAAAATTGATCATAAAACACACAAAACAATGATAAACTTTTCAATAAAAACAGAGCGCTTACTCTTGCTAGTGATACTAGCATTAGTCATCAGTAATTTATTTTTAAAACAATGCAGCAGTTTTAAAACGCAAGAGCAGCCAACAGTAACCATAACAAAAGACACCATTTGGCAAACCAAAGTTGATACGTTTAAAGTACAAACGGTAAAATATAAATCCGTTTACGTTAATACAAAAGACACCTCACAAGTTTTAGATACTATTCCAGAAAACGAAAGCGCGTCGCTTTTTGAAGAGGCTAGAGCGTATCAAGATACGCTAAGCAATGACGATATTGATATCTACAGCTATAACCTTTTGCAAGGTAACTTATTAGACAGTCAACTGTCTTACAAACTAAAAGTACCAAGAGAAATTACGGTTACCAAAACCATAGAGCATCCTAAAACCTATAGAAGTGGTCTATATATGTTTAGCGAAGTTGGTGGAAACCCACAAACCCTTGACAACCTTAGTTTAGGCTTACAATACAACCGTAAAGGAAAATGGTTTGCAAGCTACAGAGTTAATTTAAGCCAAATACAAAACCCAACACATAATGTAGGTGTTGGTGTAAGGGTGTTTAAATAAGCTTACTCCCAACTATGACTAAAGTCATATTTTAAAACCAAAGTTTCCCATAACTTTAATACTATTAAACACTTGATTATGGGAAACTTAAACGTTACAATACTTACTAAGAAAAAAGATAAAGCCAATTATATCCATCAACTCTCTAAAGATCTAGAAGCATTAGAGATTATGATTAAAAACAACATGATTGAAAAAGCACCTTTGCGCATTGGCGCAGAACAAGAATTTTGTTTGGTTGACAACACCTTTTTACCTCAAAACAATGCGTTAGACGTTTTAAAAGATATTAATGACGACCATTTTACCACAGAGATTGGTAATTATAACCTAGAGATTAATCTAGATCCGTTTCAGCTTAAAGACAATTGCTTTTCCAAGCTCCATAATCAATTAACAACCTTACTAGAAAAAGCTAAAGCATCAGCTGAAAAATGGGATACCAAAATAGCCTTAACAGGCATTTTACCAACCCTATCGCTTAAGCATATTGGTATAGAAAACATGACACCAATTCAGCGTTATCATGTGTTAAACGAAGCAGTAAAAGCATCTAGAAAACAAGATTTTAATATTCATATAAAAGGGGTTGACGAGCTTAATTTACTTCACGATTCGGTAATGCTAGAAGGTTGCAACACCAGTTTTCAAGCGCATTTACAAATTCATCCAGACGATTTTATAGCAAGCTATAATTGGTCTCAAGCAATTGCAGGACCAGTGTTAAGCGTGTGTGCAAATTCACCTTTACTATTCGGTAAAGAACTATGGAGCGAAACCCGAATTGCACTTTTTACCCAAAGTGTGGATACTAGAGCAAATTCGTTTTTACTAAACGAAAAACAATCCAGAGTAAGCTTTGGTAACCAATGGGAAACTGGAACAGTGACTGATATTTATAGAGATAATATTTCTAGATTTAGAAGTTTAGTGACTTCAGAATTTGAAAAAGATAGTGTCGAGATGCTCGAAAATGGAGCCATTCCAAAACTAAAAGCCTTAAACCTTCATAATGGAACTGTTTACAGATGGAATCGTGTATGTTATGGTGTTGGAGGCGGAAAACCACATCTTCGTATAGAAAACAGATACATTCCCTCAGGACCAACCACAACAGACGAGATTGCTAATATGATGTTTTGGGTTGGGATTATGGTTGGCAGACCAAAAGCGTACGATACCATCCATCAAACTATGGATTTTAAAGACGCTAAAACCAATTTTTTTGCAGCAGCACGTTATGGAATGCAAACCCAATTTAAATGGGACAACAAAACCGTGTCTAGCAAAGATTTAATTTTAGATGTATTACTACCTATGGCTTACAGAGGATTATACAGTGTTGGCATTGCTCCAAAAGATGTCGAAAAATATCTAACCGTAATAGAAAACCGAGTGAATAATCATAACGGATCCGATTGGGTGATTAAAAGCTACCGCAATCTGTTAACCAACAAAAAACCAAACGAAGCTTTGCAAGTCTTAACCGCAAATATGTATTTAAAGCAAGAGCACGACTATCCTGTATCCTCTTGGGAAGTTTTAGATAGCAATGCAACCACGACGTTTCAGATTCCTAAAAAGGTACGTCACGTGATGAGTACAGATATATTTACTGTAGATAAAAAAGATAGTTTAGAATTGGTTATTAATATCATGCAATGGAAAAACATCCACCATATGCCAGTAATAAATAACAATAAAGAATTGGTAGGATTATTAAGTTGGAACGATGTAAAAAACCACATAAAAGATATAGAAGAAAGTACTAAATGTGTGCAAAACTATATGAAAACCGACTTGATTACCATAACAGATGATAAATCATTAGATGAGGCGAAAGCCTTATTAAAAACACATGATATTAATTGTCTTCCTGTTGTTAAAGGCAATCATTTGGTTGGTATAATCACGTCTAAAGACCTATAGTCTGTATGATAGAAGTATACAGTAAAGCCCTACATAAAAAGAGGATGGTTGACCGAATCATCTATCAAAGCCAACCCATAAAACAAGGACCAACATTGGTGTTTTTTGCAGGCATACATGGTAACGAAACAGCAGGTGTTTTTGCATTGAAAGACACGCTTAATGATACTAATCTTCAAGGTTTAAAAGGAACTATTTATGCCATTTCTGGGAATTTAAAAGCGTTGAATATAAACCAGCGTTTTTTAGATGAAGATTTAAATAGAGTTTGGACTAAACCACAACTGGAAGCGCTTCAGCTTAAGATTAATTACAATGCAGAGGAGGAAGAACAGCAGCAACTCCTTCAACTATTAGAAAACATTATTTGTCAACATTCTGGACCATTTTACTTTATAGACTTACACACCACATCTAGCAAAACTTTACCCTTTATAACCATAAACGATGCATTAATCAACCGAAAATTTTCCAAGCAATTTCCAGTACCTATTGTATTAGGTATTGAAGAATATCTTAATGGACCATTACTAAGTTATATCAATCAATTAGGCTATGTCTCTTTAGGTTTTGAATCTGGTCAACATAACGATAAAGATGCGGTTTTAAATGCAATAGCTTTTATTAAATTAAGCTTAGTGTTTTCTGGTATTTTAAAGCAAGAAAATATACCAGATTTTGATAAACAATTCGGTCAGTTAGTCAGTCAATCTAAAGGCATTTCAGATGTTTTTGAAGTCGTGTGTTTACATCATATTAAAAAAGATGAGGCTTTTACAATGAAACCTAACTTTACAAGTTTTCAGCCTATCAAAAAAGGCACAGTATTAGCCACCTCTAATAATCAAAGTGTTATTTCAAAACATAATGCCAGACTATTTATGCCTTTATATCAAGCGCAAGGCGAAGAAGGTTTTTTTATTATTAAAACCATACAACCGTTTTTTCTAAAATTATCAGCAGTACTACGTCACTTAAAAATAGATGGTGTATTGGTGTTACTTCCTGGCGTGACTTGGCAAGATAAAAGCAAAGAGGTTTTAAAAGTGAATTTAAAAATTGCTAAGTTTTTAGCTACCTCCATTTTTCATTTACTTGGTTATAGAAGTAAAAAAATAAGTGACAATTATCTGTTGCTTTATAATCGAGAACGTGTTTCAAAAACGGAGAGTTATAAAAACGAAACATGGTATAAAAAAACCTCATCGAAAAGATGAGGTTTTTAATTTCATTTTAAAATAAAATAACTATAACGTATTATTCGTTTTATCGATATCTGCCATACGTTGTTTAGGGTCTATTGTAATAGACTTTATCATGCTTTTTGGCTTACTAATACTAAAACTATAGGTTGGATATGCCCAAGCCCAATCGTTTAAAATTTTAGTTGCAGCTGCTACTGGCTTTTCGCCACGCATCAT is a window of Olleya sp. YS DNA encoding:
- a CDS encoding TIGR02594 family protein, with product MSIISKALSEYGVKEVIGAKDNQRIIKYFDQIGFNGSKLKDETAWCSAFANWVAKTAGYEYSGKLTARSWLTVGESTNQPSVGDIVVLWRENPKSWKGHVGFFVKQTKSYVYILGGNQRNMVCIKAYPKSRVLDYKKLKKINSN
- a CDS encoding phage holin family protein, whose protein sequence is MDKIVKYIFWLLTLLSPVNGVMVTMVFLIVVDFITGSYASLKNHVPIRSSRIGHTISKFFIYNLVILAAFFLEKHIVNEVPFLKIIAGFIAITEIKSILENFNNIYGVNPFKALINLIKLTPLKETLESLTEDKNASKDAKK
- a CDS encoding CBS domain-containing protein, translated to MGNLNVTILTKKKDKANYIHQLSKDLEALEIMIKNNMIEKAPLRIGAEQEFCLVDNTFLPQNNALDVLKDINDDHFTTEIGNYNLEINLDPFQLKDNCFSKLHNQLTTLLEKAKASAEKWDTKIALTGILPTLSLKHIGIENMTPIQRYHVLNEAVKASRKQDFNIHIKGVDELNLLHDSVMLEGCNTSFQAHLQIHPDDFIASYNWSQAIAGPVLSVCANSPLLFGKELWSETRIALFTQSVDTRANSFLLNEKQSRVSFGNQWETGTVTDIYRDNISRFRSLVTSEFEKDSVEMLENGAIPKLKALNLHNGTVYRWNRVCYGVGGGKPHLRIENRYIPSGPTTTDEIANMMFWVGIMVGRPKAYDTIHQTMDFKDAKTNFFAAARYGMQTQFKWDNKTVSSKDLILDVLLPMAYRGLYSVGIAPKDVEKYLTVIENRVNNHNGSDWVIKSYRNLLTNKKPNEALQVLTANMYLKQEHDYPVSSWEVLDSNATTTFQIPKKVRHVMSTDIFTVDKKDSLELVINIMQWKNIHHMPVINNNKELVGLLSWNDVKNHIKDIEESTKCVQNYMKTDLITITDDKSLDEAKALLKTHDINCLPVVKGNHLVGIITSKDL
- a CDS encoding succinylglutamate desuccinylase/aspartoacylase family protein; the encoded protein is MIEVYSKALHKKRMVDRIIYQSQPIKQGPTLVFFAGIHGNETAGVFALKDTLNDTNLQGLKGTIYAISGNLKALNINQRFLDEDLNRVWTKPQLEALQLKINYNAEEEEQQQLLQLLENIICQHSGPFYFIDLHTTSSKTLPFITINDALINRKFSKQFPVPIVLGIEEYLNGPLLSYINQLGYVSLGFESGQHNDKDAVLNAIAFIKLSLVFSGILKQENIPDFDKQFGQLVSQSKGISDVFEVVCLHHIKKDEAFTMKPNFTSFQPIKKGTVLATSNNQSVISKHNARLFMPLYQAQGEEGFFIIKTIQPFFLKLSAVLRHLKIDGVLVLLPGVTWQDKSKEVLKVNLKIAKFLATSIFHLLGYRSKKISDNYLLLYNRERVSKTESYKNETWYKKTSSKR